One window from the genome of Nicotiana sylvestris chromosome 9, ASM39365v2, whole genome shotgun sequence encodes:
- the LOC104237399 gene encoding probable NAD(P)H dehydrogenase (quinone) FQR1-like 2 has product MGKGGGCFPSKNKIAKTTNKYANSATKSTSAADTTVLSPTKNLKVFIVFYSMYGHVESLAKRMKKGVDTVDGVEGVLYRVPETLSEDVLVHMQAPPKDDNILELPSPLELADADGFLFGLPTRYGCMAAQMKAFFNSTGLLWKEQKLAGKPAGFFVSTGSQGGGQETTAWTAITQLAHHGMLFVPIGYTFGADMFDMDSIRGGSPYGAGVFAGDGSRKATETELALAEYQGKYMAAVVKKLAHV; this is encoded by the exons atgggAAAAGGAGGTGGATGTTTTCCTAGCAAGAACAAGATTGCCAAAACCACAAACAAATATGCAAATTCTGCGACAAAATCTACCTCTGCAGCAGACACGACGGTTCTTTCTCCTACCAAGAACCTTAAAGTTTTCATTGTGTTTTATTCAATGTATGGACACGTGGAGAGCTTAGCAAAGAGAATGAAGAAAGGAGTAGACACAGTGGATGGAGTAGAAGGGGTACTATATAGAGTCCCTGAAACTTTGTCTGAGGATGTTCTTGTCCACATGCAGGCCCCACCTAAGGATGACAACATTCTTGAGTTACCATCCCCATTGGAGCTTGCTGATGCTGATGGATTCTTGTTTGGGCTTCCCACCAG ATATGGTTGCATGGCGGCTCAAATGAAGGCGTTCTTTAATTCAACTGGGCTTTTGTGGAAGGAACAGAAGCTTGCTGGAAAGCCTGCTGGGTTTTTTGTGAGTACTGGGAGTCAAGGAGGTGGACAAGAAACCACTGC TTGGACAGCAATCACCCAACTAGCACACCACGGAATGCTCTTTGTTCCAATTGGCTACACGTTCGGAGCTGACATGTTCGATATGGACTCTATCCGAGGTGGTTCGCCGTATGGTGCTGGTGTATTTGCTGGAGATGGTTCGAGAAAAGCTACTGAAACCGAGCTGGCACTCGCGGAATATCAGGGCAAATATATGGCTGCAGTAGTCAAGAAGCTGGCTCATGTTTGA